A genomic region of Clostridia bacterium contains the following coding sequences:
- a CDS encoding indolepyruvate oxidoreductase subunit beta, whose amino-acid sequence MTPKAKKDFLLAGIGGQGIILTSDLLAEVGLAAGYDVKKSEVHGMAQRGGSVETHVRWTEKVHSPLVEPGRVDYLVGFEMLEAARWAHFLGPGSKALVNRYRVYPPAVNLGEARYPEPEEVEDLLKTRGAEVRWAEASEVAIGLGNPALAGTVLLGLLSLQLGVPEEVWLEVIARRVPERFVELNQQAFLVGRGMSAPRIGA is encoded by the coding sequence ATGACACCTAAGGCGAAGAAAGACTTCCTGCTCGCCGGCATAGGAGGGCAGGGGATCATTCTGACCAGCGATCTCTTGGCCGAAGTAGGCCTGGCGGCCGGATACGACGTAAAAAAATCCGAAGTGCACGGCATGGCCCAGAGGGGAGGCAGCGTGGAAACCCACGTGCGCTGGACGGAAAAGGTGCACTCGCCCCTGGTAGAGCCGGGTCGGGTAGACTACCTGGTAGGCTTTGAAATGCTGGAGGCGGCAAGGTGGGCGCACTTTCTGGGGCCGGGTAGCAAGGCCTTGGTGAACCGCTACCGGGTTTACCCGCCGGCGGTAAACCTGGGGGAGGCGCGCTACCCGGAGCCCGAGGAAGTGGAGGATCTGCTAAAGACTCGGGGGGCAGAGGTGCGGTGGGCCGAGGCCAGCGAGGTGGCAATAGGGCTGGGCAACCCCGCCTTGGCAGGGACGGTGCTCCTGGGCCTGCTCTCGCTACAACTGGGGGTGCCGGAAGAGGTCTGGTTGGAGGTCATTGCCCGGCGGGTGCCGGAGCGGTTCGTGGAACTGAATCAGCAAGCCTTCCTGGTTGGCCGAGGCATGAGCGCGCCACGGATTGGCGCCTAA
- a CDS encoding (2Fe-2S)-binding protein — translation MAEGKPTEVRVNGAQARQITLKVNGRPYTLEVGRGPQQVDPAHTLAHTLRETLGLKGTKIGCDHGGCGACTVLMDGKPVLSCLLLTVECAGREITTIEGLQNPNTGELDPLQQAFIDHGAFQCGFCTPGIIMSARALLNENPRPTEEEIKEALSGHFCRCISHYQVVEAVQAAAHGIGGDGSG, via the coding sequence ATGGCCGAGGGCAAACCAACCGAGGTCCGAGTGAACGGAGCCCAGGCCAGGCAGATCACCCTGAAGGTGAACGGCCGGCCCTATACCCTGGAGGTCGGCCGGGGCCCGCAGCAGGTGGATCCCGCCCACACCCTGGCCCACACCCTGCGGGAAACCTTGGGATTAAAGGGCACCAAGATCGGTTGCGACCACGGCGGCTGCGGGGCCTGCACCGTGCTGATGGACGGGAAGCCGGTGCTCTCCTGCCTGCTGCTGACCGTGGAATGCGCCGGCCGGGAAATTACTACCATTGAGGGGCTCCAGAACCCGAACACGGGGGAGCTGGACCCGTTGCAGCAGGCTTTCATCGATCACGGCGCCTTCCAGTGCGGCTTCTGCACCCCGGGGATCATCATGAGCGCCCGGGCACTGCTGAACGAAAACCCCCGACCCACGGAAGAGGAGATTAAGGAAGCCCTATCCGGTCACTTCTGCCGCTGCATCAGTCATTATCAGGTAGTGGAGGCCGTGCAGGCGGCCGCCCACGGCATCGGAGGTGACGGTAGTGGGTGA